From one Phocoena sinus isolate mPhoSin1 chromosome 4, mPhoSin1.pri, whole genome shotgun sequence genomic stretch:
- the LOC116753081 gene encoding LOW QUALITY PROTEIN: 60S ribosomal protein L15-like (The sequence of the model RefSeq protein was modified relative to this genomic sequence to represent the inferred CDS: inserted 1 base in 1 codon), with translation MGAYKYIQELWRKKQSDVMRFLLRVRCWQYRQLSALRRAPRPTRPDKARRLGCKAKQVYVIYRVRVRRGGRKRPVPKGATYCKPVHHGVKQLKLARSLQSVAEERAGRRCGALRVLNSWWXEDSTYKFFEVMLIDPFHKAIRRNPDTQWITKRVHKHREMRGLTSAGRKSRGLGKGHKFHHTIGGSRRAAWRRRNTLQLHRYR, from the exons ATGGGCGCTTACAAGTACATCCAGGAGCTGTGGAGGAAGAAGCAGTCAGACGTGATGCGCTTTCTGCTCAGGGTGCGCTGCTGGCAGTACCGCCAGCTCTCGGCGCTGCGCCGGGCTCCGCGCCCCACCCGGCCCGACAAGGCGCGCAGGCTGGGCTGCAAGGCCAAGCAAGTTTATGTGATATATCGGGTTCGCGTGCGCCGCGGTGGCCGCAAACGCCCGGTCCCGAAGGGCGCCACCTACTGCAAGCCTGTCCACCATGGCGTCAAACAGCTCAAACTTGCCCGGAGCCTTCAGTCTGTTGCCGAGGAGCGAGCGGGACGCCGCTGTGGGGCCCTGAGGGTCCTGAATTCTTGGT GTGAAGATTCTACATACAAATTTTTTGAGGTTATGCTCATTGATCCCTTCCATAAGGCTATCAGAAGAAACCCTGACACCCAGTGGATCACCAAACGAGTCCACAAGCACAGGGAGATGCGGGGGCTGACGTCTGCAGGCAGGAAGAGCCGCGGCCTCGGCAAGGGCCACAAGTTCCACCACACGATCGGTGGTTCTCGCCGCGCAGCCTGGAGAAGGCGCAATACTCTGCAGCTCCACCGCTACCGCTAA